A DNA window from Porites lutea chromosome 6, jaPorLute2.1, whole genome shotgun sequence contains the following coding sequences:
- the LOC140941797 gene encoding uncharacterized protein: MTVKWFNQTPDPPRIPVFYTLTKIHKPTLVGRPIISGCDGPTERLSSFVDKLLQPIAQIQDSYLKDTTHFIRFIENTRVPSNAFLVSMDVTSLYTNIPQEEGITIVCNAYEKFHDKNPPIATHLLKEMLSLILKENSFHFNGKDYLQTHGTAMGTKMAVAFANIFMATIEKEILKQSRRKPLTWKRFIDDIFSLWDTNKEDIDLFIEQANSFHPTIKFTAEISQIETTFLDTTVYKGERFEKERILDVRTHFKSTETFQYTNFNSCHPPGVKKGFVKGEALRLLRTNSSKVIFDKNIKNFKTRLISRGYPESMVEKILSEVKYADRATALTQKQKAQKILLPFVTQFQPSLPGLKNILMEKWHLIENQPLLREIFKEPPLISYRKGKSLKDMLVKAKL; this comes from the coding sequence ATGACAGTAAAATGGTTTAACCAGACACCAGATCCGCCACGAATTCCAGTATTCTACACTCtcacaaaaatacacaaaccGACTTTAGTTGGAAGACCTATCATTTCGGGGTGCGATGGCCCCACAGAACGCCTCTCATCATTTGTAGACAAGCTACTTCAGCCAATAGCACAAATACAAGActcgtatcttaaagatacgacaCATTTTATAAGATTTATCGAAAACACTAGGGTGCCTAGTAACGCTTTCTTAGTCTCAATGGATGTCACCAGCCTTTACACGAATATCCCACAGGAGGAAGGAATTACTATAGTATGCAACGCATACGAAAAATTTCATGACAAAAACCCTCCTATAGCTACACACCTGCTTAAAGAAATGCTCAGTCTTATCCTTAAAGAGAACTCTTTCCATTTCAATGGGAAAGACTATCTCCAGACTCACGGAACTGCtatgggcacgaaaatggcagtagcttttgccaacatttttatggcaacaatagaaaaggAGATCTTAAAACAAAGCAGAAGGAAACCACTAACGTGGAAAAGGTTTATTGACGACATATTCTCTTTGtgggacacaaacaaagaagataTAGATCTTTTCATTGAGCAAGCCAATTCTTTTCATCCTACAATCAAGTTCACTgctgaaatatcacaaattGAAACCACATTCTTGGACACGACAGTCTATAAGGGAGAGAgatttgagaaagaaagaattctCGACGTGCGCACACATTTTAAATCTACTGAAACGTTTCAGTACACTAACTTTAACAGTTGCCACCCACCAggcgttaaaaaaggttttgtcaaaGGAGAGGCTCTTAGACTTCTAAGAACTAACTCTTCTAAAGTCATATTTgacaagaatattaaaaactttaaaacacgcCTTATCTCGAGAGGCTACCCAGAGAGTATGGTAGAAAAGATCCTCTCAGAAGTTAAATATGCAGATAGAGCGACAGCTctgacacaaaaacagaaagcgcaaaaaatacttttaccctttgtcacgcaatttcaaccgtcattaccaggtttgaaaaacatactaatggaaaaatggcatttaatagaaaacCAGCCACTACTCAGAGAGATATTCAAGGAACCTCCCTTGATCTCTTATAGAAAAGGAAAGTCGCTTAAAGACatgcttgttaaagcaaaactgtaa